A stretch of Planococcus citri chromosome 5, ihPlaCitr1.1, whole genome shotgun sequence DNA encodes these proteins:
- the Sgf11 gene encoding ataxin-7-like protein 3 — MKLPATSTGYLFTTQHHTSHNRFTDSIVSVDCHRSARMEAEQVYDQLLEEIFTEIVFQVEIEKHFEQSLQTELKKYVKEDKSINHTNIFNTATSKDTNECICPNCGRTLGAVRFAPHLEKCVGMGRSSSRIASRRILASSNSGKDGKYSDESGDGDGVMMNQNNAEWVPPKATRRLDGRKKKDRNKHKNNKKKTEEGLPLSNGDENDDLSYSNMNQEQRQNILDNMCGVVSEHTGKLCTRSVRCPKHSDEQRNSIRMTFLPTSTVLPGDFSKMTVHEIKGIEDIEMIEVEQIPDADVPARKPDKTRSK, encoded by the coding sequence ATGAAGCTACCGGCGACCTCAACCGGCTATCTGTTTACAACTCAACATCATACCTCACATAATCGTTTCACCGATTCAATCGTGTCCGTCGACTGCCACCGATCAGCCAGAATGGAAGCTGAACAAGTCTACGATCAATTGCTGGAAGAAATCTTCACCGAAATCGTATTCCAGGTAGAAATCGAGAAACATTTCGAGCAATCTTTACAAaccgagttgaaaaaatacgtcaaaGAAGATAAATCTATCAATCACACGAATATTTTCAACACGGCTACGTCTAAAGATACCAACGAATGCATTTGCCCTAACTGCGGTCGAACCTTGGGTGCTGTTAGATTCGCTCCTCATCTAGAGAAGTGCGTCGGTATGGGTCGCAGTAGCTCGAGAATAGCCAGTCGTCGTATTCTGGCCAGCAGCAATAGTGGCAAAGACGGTAAATACTCGGATGAATCCGGAGACGGTGATGGAGTTATGATGAATCAAAACAACGCCGAATGGGTACCGCCCAAAGCTACCAGACGTTTGGATGGACGCAAGAAGAAAGATCGCAATAAGCATAAAAATAACAAGAAGAAGACCGAAGAAGGGTTACCTCTGAGTAACGGCGACGAAAACGATGATTTGAGTTACAGTAATATGAATCAAGAGCAGAGACAGAATATCTTAGATAATATGTGCGGCGTTGTTTCCGAACATACTGGGAAGCTGTGTACTCGTTCTGTTAGATGTCCTAAGCATTCCGACGAGCAGAGGAATAGCATCAGAATGACGTTTTTACCCACTAGTACGGTTTTACCCGGTGATTTTTCCAAGATGACTGTTCACGAGATTAAAGGTATAGAGGATATAGAGATGATCGAAGTTGAACAAATACCCGATGCTGATGTACCGGCGAGAAAACCAGACAAGACTAGATCCAAGTAA